A genomic window from Vigna radiata var. radiata cultivar VC1973A chromosome 2, Vradiata_ver6, whole genome shotgun sequence includes:
- the LOC106755910 gene encoding uncharacterized protein LOC106755910: MSDWGPVVIAVVLFVLLSPGLLIQVPGKSRVVEFGNMQTSGVSIFIHTIIFFGLITIFLIVIGVHINTG, encoded by the coding sequence ATGAGTGATTGGGGTCCTGTGGTGATAGCAGTGGTGCTGTTTGTGTTGCTGAGTCCTGGTCTTCTGATTCAAGTTCCAGGGAAGAGCAGAGTGGTTGAGTTTGGGAACATGCAAACCAGTGGAGTCTCTATCTTCATCCACACAATCATCTTCTTTGGTCTCATTACCATATTTCTTATTGTTATTGGTGTGCATATCAACACTGGCTAA
- the LOC106755974 gene encoding uncharacterized protein LOC106755974 has translation MLDCGPVVVSVVLYILLMPGLLFQVPGRSRCVEFGNFQTSAASILVHSLLYFGLICLFLFAVKVHFYIG, from the coding sequence ATGTTGGACTGTGGGCCAGTGGTTGTGTCTGTGGTGCTATACATTCTGCTAATGCCAGGGTTGCTATTTCAAGTACCTGGTCGTTCAAGGTGCGTCGAGTTTGGAAATTTTCAGACCAGTGCTGCTTCCATACTCGTTCATTCGCTTCTCTACTTTGGTCTCATCTGCCTCTTCTTGTTCGCTGTTAAGGTCCACTTTTACATCGGCTAG